A genome region from Anopheles stephensi strain Indian chromosome 2, UCI_ANSTEP_V1.0, whole genome shotgun sequence includes the following:
- the LOC118502542 gene encoding transcription initiation factor TFIID subunit 1 isoform X2 — MSNSNSDNENEGGLNLAGFLFGNVDEHGHLDGDFLDEEAKQQLSSLSRMGLSSFLADVLQDDESEKKPSRAYSDSDDSSSSDDDRMHRRYDDDSDGTNYKVKADCAVDYSDINELAEESAAPPPASIKQETTDGIKQEDKKDIKVEDDEDDIEAAIPCSRVEARTAADQSAVKEENAGGNGVDDKELMPPPTAPVSSDGTTAPSTASTADESSKDKPKKLETPLAAMLPSKYQNVDVREFFPDFRPDKVLRFSRLFGPGKLSSLPQIWRSVRRRRNKKSQSSSRKPRDGSDSTSDSDEPRRRQYFTPTYAPLPPKDMWASDDEERFIRREADQEKEVKDKESDSKGDSKPKVADWRYGPAQKWYDMLDVPDTGEDFNYGFKQADPVKLEALPTVTSVTDKTFPDDAFLMVSQLHWEDDVVWDGNDIKHKVLQKLNSKVNAAGWLPSSGSRTAGAFSQPGKTIPASPANTGTKSSSSSKMSKTQMIINAAQKAQEENEDAWYSIFPVENDELVYDKWEDDVIWDAEAVTKIPKPKVLTLDANDENIILCIPDDIDPSKIVRNTGPQPKVKIPHPHVKKSKILLGKAGVINVLAEDTPPPPPKSPDRDPYNISNDVYYMAKSTEATLKIKVGGGNLLQHSTPTVELRAPFVPTHMGPMKLRMFHRPPMKKYSYGALASSNPQPVLPLQKHIKKKAKQRELERIASGGGDVFFMRTPEDLTGRDGELILIEFCEEHPPLMNQVGMASKIKNFYKRKMGKDPGPPEFRFGETHYAHTSPFLGILHHGQCIQAIENNMYRAPIYPHNIHETDFLVIRTRNNYFVREVDALFTAGQECPLYEVPGPNSKRANNFVRDFLQVFIYRLFWKSKDNPRKIRMDDIKKAFPAHSESSIRKRLKLCADFKRTGMDSNFWVIKPEFRLPSEEEIRAMVSPEQCCAYFSMIAAEQRLKDAGYGEKFIFAQQEDDDEEMQLKMDDEVKVAPWNTTRAYIQAMRGKCILQLNGPADPTGCGEGFSYVRMPNKPTQQNKEETESQPKRTVTGTDADLRRLSLNNAKALLRKFQVPEEEIKKLSRWEVIDVVRTLSTEKAKAGEEGMDKFSRGNRFSIAEHQERYKEECQRIFDLQNRVLASSEVLSTDEGESTASEESDLEELGKNLENMLANKKTSTQLSLEREEQERQELLRKIMEEQGGSGQKKKKDEEGMKDEQQSSTAKILKITRTFKNAEGREYTRVELVRRSPVIDAYVKIRTTKDEAFIRQFATLDEAQKEEMKREKRRIQEQLRRIKRNQQKIGLQTQNPHNTVGTPISLGDRETHTPKPFTNRLLDVSGRNLDTPGASGGGSGGGSMSGAGKEHSPSSSSSRRKAKIKPDLKLKCGACGQVGHMRTNKACPQYSGLMATPSLNVAMTEEQEEEIEKELNADDEGDLVNVDGTKVKLSGKLLKRHEDVKRRTLLLKVPKEAVGKKRRRVGGDSHCDYLQRHNKTTNRQRTDPVVVFSSVLEQILNELRDMPDVQPFMFPVNAKQVADYHRIVQRPMDLQTIRDYIRQKKYQTRDEFLADINQIVENSSLYNGAKSSLTVAAQRMLQKCKERVQEREERLTRLEKSINPLLDDDDQVALSYILGEYVNGPLKTMPESWPFLKPVNKRLVKDYYTIIRRPMDLEKVSKKVASHKYHSRADFLADLQLIADNSEQYNGAEANFTKQARQMVEATRKALDSMDHNVAELEKNIALVQERARNEDDDMDWEDDDQELKGGPGGSRESSPDLEDAGNDSNPDRPPSSTDVSRAARLEAKRARARQRKAAKGDDHQYSTDDEEFEEVGTSDNEGVSVTLEQSNTTSSMMPPQSEDDSQQAAEAMVQLSGAQYYNAAQDESMEIDPNYDPSDFLGMSNRQQTSDTGRNEASNQPSSEPSYSIDQSNQNSEYSQEEPKDQPQQPQFEQQADGNQAADNGSQQQPQSSALPALQTLHSDLAISDSDDEKSNLQMDEVRDENDDNDEGGDLWF, encoded by the exons ATGAGCAATAGCAACAGTGACAACGAGAATGAGGGAGGCCTCAATTTGGCCGGCTTCCTGTTCGGCAATGTCGACGAGCATGGGCACCTGGATGGCGATTTTCTCGACGAGGAAGCGAAACAGCAACTTTCTTCCCTTTCACGCATGGGCCTATCGTCCTTTCTGGCCGATGTGCTGCAGGATGATGAGTCGGAAAAGAAACCTTCCCGGGCGTACAGCGATAGCGATGATTCTTCGTCGAGTGATGATGATCGAATGCACCGGCGGTACGACGACGATAGCGATGGAACAAACTACAAAGTAAAGGCCGACTGTGCCGTAGATTATTCCGACATAAACGAGTTGGCGGAAGAGTCTGCCGCGCCACCACCAGCTTCCATCAAACAGGAAACAACGGATGGCATTAAGCAAGAGGACAAGAAGGATATAAAAGTTGAAGACGATGAGGATGACATAGAAGCGGCAATTCCGTGCAGTCGCGTTGAGGCACGAACTGCCGCGGACCAGTCTGCGGTTAAGGAGGAAAATGCCGGTGGAAACGGGGTGGACGATAAGGAGCTTATGCCACCGCCAACAGCACCGGTAAGCAGCGACGGAACCACAGCACCATCCACTGCTTCAACCGCCGACGAATCGTCTAAAGATAAACCGAAAAAGCTCGAAACACCTCTGGCCGCTATGTTACCGTCAAAATATCAAAACGTGGACGTGCGTGAATTTTTCCCCGATTTTCGCCCCGACAAAGTGTTGCGCTTTTCGCGGCTGTTCGGTCCGGGGAAGCTTTCCAGCTTACCGCAGATTTGGCGCAGTGTGAGACGCCGGCGTAACAAAAAGTCACAATCATCCTCGCGAAAGCCACGCGACGGTTCGGATTCTACGTCGGATTCGGACGAACCAAGGCGTCGGCAGTATTTCACACCAACGTACGCACCGCTGCCCCCGAAAGACATGTGGGCATCGGACGACGAGGAACGTTTCATTCGGCGTGAAGCGGACCAGGAGAAGGAGGTGAAAGATAAGGAGTCGGACAGCAAGGGTGATTCGAAACCGAAGGTGGCCGATTGGCGGTACGGTCCGGCTCAGAAGTGGTACGATATGCTGGATGTACCGGACACCGGGGAAGATTTCAATTACGGCTTTAAGCAAGCCGATCCGGTCAAGCTGGAGGCACTGCCCACCGTAACGTCCGTCACGGACAAAACCTTCCCGGACGATGCGTTTTTGATGGTGTCCCAGCTGCACTGGGAGGACGATGTGGTGTGGGACGGGAACGACATCAAGCACAAGGTGCTGCAGAAGCTCAACTCGAAGGTGAACGCGGCCGGTTGGTTGCCCTCGAGCGGTTCCCGAACGGCGGGCGCATTTAGCCAACCGGGCAAAACCATCCCAGCGTCGCCCGCGAACACCGGCACCAAATCGTCATCCTCTAGCAAGATGAGCAAAACGCAAATGATCATCAATGCGGCACAAAAGGCGCAGGAAGAAAACGAAGACGCCTGGTACAGCATCTTtccggtcgagaacgatgagctgGTGTACGACAAATGGGAGGACGATGTGATTTGGGATGCGGAAGCGGTAACAAAGATCCCGAAACCGAAGGTCCTAACGCTCGATGCGAACGATGAGAACATCATCCTGTGCATTCCGGACGATATCGATCCGTCGAAGATTGTGCGAAACACGGGCCCCCAGCCGAAGGTAAAGATCCCGCATCCGCACGTGAAGAAGTCAAAGATTTTGCTCGGCAAGGCCGGTGTGATCAATGTGCTGGCGGaggacacaccaccaccaccacccaaaaGCCCCGACCGCGATCCGTACAACATTTCCAACGACGTCTACTACATGGCAAAGTCGACTGAAGCTACGCTTAAGATTAAGGTCGGCGGTGGCAATTTGTTGCAGCATTCAACGCCGACCGTCGAGCTGCGGGCACCGTTCGTTCCGACACACATGGGTCCGATGAAATTGCGCATGTTCCATCGGCCACCGATGAAGAAGTACTCGTACGGTGCGCTCGCTTCGTCCAACCCGCAGCCCGTCCTGCCGCTTCAGAAACACATCAAGAAAAAGGCGAAGCAACGCGAGCTGGAACGAATTGCATCGGGCGGCGGTGATGTGTTCTTCATGCGAACCCCGGAAGATTTAACCGGCCGCGATGGAGAGCTGATTTTGATCGAGTTTTGCGAGGAACATCCACCGCTGATGAATCAGGTCGGGATGGCGTCGAAAATTAAAAACTTCTACAAGCGCAAGATGGGCAAGGATCCGGGTCCGCCCGAGTTTCGGTTCGGCGAAACGCATTACGCACACACGTCACCCTTCCTGGGCATCCTGCACCACGGCCAGTGTATTCAGGCGATCGAGAACAACATGTACCGGGCACCGATCTATCCGCACAACATCCACGAGACGGATTTTCTGGTCATCCGTACCCGGAACAACTATTTCGTGCGCGAGGTTGACGCACTGTTTACGGCCGGCCAGGAGTGTCCGCTGTACGAGGTGCCCGGACCGAACTCGAAGCGGGCCAACAACTTTGTGCGTGACTTTCTGCAAGTGTTCATCTACCGGTTGTTTTGGAAAAGCAAAGACAATCCGCGCAAAATCCGTATGGACGACATTAAGAAAGCGTTCCCGGCACACTCGGAAAGCAGCATACGGAAGCGGTTGAAGCTTTGCGCGGACTTTAAGCGAACGGGCATGGATTCGAACTTTTGGGTCATCAAGCCCGAGTTTCGGCTGCCGTCGGAGGAGGAGATACGGGCGATGGTGTCGCCGGAACAGTGCTGTGCGTACTTTAGCATGATTGCGGCCGAGCAGCGGCTGAAGGACGCGGGTTACGGTGAAAAGTTTATCTTCGCCCAGCAGgaggacgacgatgaggaGATGCAGCTGAAGATGGATGATGAGGTGAAGGTGGCACCGTGGAATACGACCCGCGCTTACATTCAAGCGATGCGAGGGAAGTGTATTCTGCAGCTGAATGGACCGGCTGATCCGACCGGATGTGGTGAAGGGTTCTCGTACGTGCGAATGCCAAACAAACCGACT caacaaaacaaagaggAAACGGAAAGCCAACCGAAACGTACCGTCACCGGTACGGATGCCGATTTACGTCGGCTCTCGCTAAACAACGCCAAAGCACTGCTGCGAAAGTTCCAAGTGCCCGAGGAAGAAATCAAAAAGCTATCCCGCTGGGAAGTTATCGATGTCGTACGGACACTGTCCACCGAGAAAGCAAAGGCCGGCGAGGAAGGCATGGATAAGTTCTCGCGCGGTAACCGATTCTCGATCGCCGAACACCAGGAACGCTACAAGGAAGAATGTCAGCGCATCTTCGACCTCCAGAATCGGGTGCTTGCCTCGTCCGAAGTGCTTTCCACCGATGAGGGTGAATCGACCGCATCGGAAGAGTCCGATCTGGAGGAGTTGGGCAAAAATCTGGAAAACATGCTGGCGAACAAGAAAACGTCCACCCAGCTGTCGCTCGAGCGTGAAGAGCAGGAACGGCAAGAGCTGCTGCGCAAAATCATGGAAGAGCAGGGTGGTTCcgggcagaagaagaaaaaggacgAGGAAGGCATGAAGGATGAACAGCAATCGAGCACGGCAAAGATACTGAAAATTACGCGCACGTTCAAGAATGCGGAAGGACGCGAGTATACGCGCGTGGAGCTGGTGCGCCGTAGTCCGGTAATTGATGCGTATGTGAAAATTCGCACCACCAAGGATGAGGCTTTCATACGCCAGTTTGCCACACTGGATGAGGCCCAGAAGGAGGAGATGAAGCGCGAGAAGCGACGCATTCAGGAGCAGTTGCGACGCATCAAGCGTAACCAGCAAAAGATTGGCCTGCAAACGCAGAACCCGCACAACACGGTCGGAACACCGATCAGTCTCGGCGATCGGGAGACGCACACACCGAAGCCGTTTACGAACCGATTGCTTGATGTGTCTGGGCGTAATCTCGATACACCGGGCGCGAGTGGGGGAGGATCCGGCGGTGGAAGTATGTCCGGCGCGGGGAAGGAACACAGCccttcgtcgtcatcgtctcGCCGGAAGGCAAAGATTAAGCCGGATTTGAAGCTAAAATGTGGCGCCTGTGGACAGGTCGGGCATATGCGTACGAACAAAGCTTGCCCCCAGTACTCGGGGCTAATGGCGACACCGTCGCTGAATGTGGCCATGACCGAGGAACAGGAGGAAGAGATCGAAAAGGAGCTCAACGCGGACGATGAAGGCGATCTGGTGAATGTGGACGGGACAAAGGTGAAGCTGAGCGGAAAGCTGCTGAAGCGCCACGAGGACGTGAAGCGTCGCACGTTGCTGCTGAAAGTGCCCAAGGAAGCGGTGGGCAAGAAGCGTCGCCGTGTCGGCGGCGATTCCCACTGTGACTATCTGCAGcgacacaacaaaacaaccaaccgCCAGCGTACCGATCCGGTGGTCGTGTTTTCATCCGTGCTGGAGCAGATCCTGAACGAGCTGCGCGATATGCCGGATGTGCAGCCGTTCATGTTTCCGGTAAACGCCAAACAGGTGGCCGACTATCATCGGATTGTACAGCGGCCGATGGATCTGCAAACCATACGCGACTACATCCGGCAGAAGAAGTATCAAACGCGCGACGAGTTCCTGGCGGACATTAATCAAATCGTGGAGAACTCGTCGCTGTACAATGGGGCGAAGAGTTCGCTAACGGTCGCCGCCCAGCGGATGCTGCAAAAGTGCAAGGAACGGGTGCAGGAGCGTGAGGAGCGTCTGACGCGGTTGGAGAAAAGCATCAACCCGCTgctggacgacgacgatcagGTCGCGCTGTCCTACATCCTCGGTGAGTACGTGAACGGTCCGCTGAAAACGATGCCCGAAAGCTGGCCATTCCTGAAGCCGGTCAACAAGCGGCTCGTGAAGGACTACTACACCATCATCCGGCGCCCGATGGATCTGGAGAAGGTGTCGAAAAAGGTCGCCTCCCACAAGTACCATTCGCGTGCGGACTTTCTGGCCGATCTGCAGCTGATCGCGGACAACAGCGAACAGTACAACGGTGCGGAAGCGAACTTTACCAAGCAGGCGCGCCAGATGGTGGAAGCGACACGGAAAGCGCTGGACTCGATGGATCATAACGTGGCGGAGCTGGAAAAGAATATTGCGCTGGTGCAGGAACGGGCGCGCAACGAGGACGATGACATGGACTGGGAGGATGACGATCAGGAGCTGAAGGGTGGTCCGGGTGGTTCGCGCGAGTCTTCACCCGATCTGGAGGACGCGGGCAACGATAGCAATCCCGATCGGCCACCCTCCTCGACGGATGTATCGCGTGCGGCCCGATTGGAAGCGAAGCGAGCCCGTGCACGTCAACGGAAAGCTGCCAAGGGTGATG ATCATCAATACTCGACAGACGATGAAGAGTTTGAGGAAGTTGGTACAAGCGACAATGAGGGTGTTTCTGTAACGCTGGAACAATCGAACACCACCTCAAGCATGATGCCACCGCAGAGCGAAGACGACAGCCAGCAGGCAGCCGAAGCAATGGTTCAGCTTAGTGGCGCGCAATACTACAACGCAGCTCAGGATGAATCGATGGAGATCGATCCTAACTACGATCCGAGCGATTTCTTGGGCATGTCCAACCGGCAACAAACGAGCGACACCGGTCGCAATGAAGCGAGCAACCAACCATCCTCGGAACCAAGCTATTCGATCGACCAATCCAACCAAAACAGCGAATACTCGCAAGAGGAACCTAAAGATCAGCCGCAGCAGCCGCAGTTCGAACAACAAGCGGACGGAAATCAGGCGGCAGATAATGGATCGCAGCAACAGCCACAATCAAGCGCGCTTCCAGCACTTCAAACGCTGCACTCGGATTTGGCCATTTCCGATAGCGATGACGAGAAGAGCAACTTGCAGATGGATGAAGTACGCGATGAGAACGACGATAATGACGAAGGTGGCGATCTTTGGTTCTAA